CAACGTCGGGGCCGAGCGCATGCTGGGCTACGACGCCGCCGAGGTCATCGACAAGATCACCCCCGCCGACATTTCCGACCCGTTGGAGGTGGTGGAGCGTGCCAAGGCCTTGAGCGTGGAGCTGGGAACCCCCATCCTGCCTGGCTTCGAAGCCCTTGTCTTCAAGGCCTCTCGTGGCATCGAGGACATCTACGAACTGACTTACATCCGAAAGGACGGCAGCCGGCTTCCCGCCGTCGTGTCCGTGACGGCGTTGCGCGATCCCAACGAGGCGATCATCGGATACCTCTTGATCGGGACCGACAACACGGCCCGCAAGCAGATCGAGGACGAGCGCATGAAGCTCGACCAGCGCCTGCGCGACCAGCAATTCTACACGCGCTCGTTGATCGAAGCCAACATCGACGCGATCATGACCACCGACCTCCAAGGCATCATCACCGACGTCAACCGCCAGATGGAAGCCCTCACCGGGTGTACCCGCGACGAATTGATCGGAGCCCCGTTCAAAGGATTCTTCACGGATCCCGAGCGCGCCCAGGCAAGCATCACGCTGGTCCTGGCCGAGGGAAAGGTCAACAACTACGAGCTGACGGCGCGCAACTGGGACGGCAACGAGACGGTGGTATCCTACAACGCCGCGACCTTTTTTGATCGCGAACGCCGATTGTTGGGTGTGTTCGCGGCCGCCCGCGACGTGACGGTGAGCAAACAGCTGGACCAGGTGCTCCAGGAACGCAACGTCGATCTCCAGATCGCCAAGGCCGTCGCGGAGAAAGCCAATCTCTCGAAGTCCGAATTCCTCTCCAGCATGAGCCACGAACTGCGCTCTCCATTGAACGCCATCCTCGGCTTCGCGCAGTTGCTGGAATCGGAATCCCCTCCGCCCACGCCCAGCCAACTGGAAAGCATCGGACGGATTCTGCAGGCGGGCTGGCACCTGTTGAACCTGATCAACGAGATCCTGGATCTGGCCAAGATCGAATCCGGGAAATTCTCGCTTTCGCCCGAACCCGTGTCGCTGGCCGAGGTGTTCCTGGAATGCCGGGAGATGGTGGAAGGCTTGGCGCGAAAGCGCGACATCCAGCTGAAGTTTCCCCCTTTCGCCGATCGATGCTTCGTGCACGCCGATCGCACCCGCCTCAAGCAGATCCTGCTGAATCTGCTCTCCAACGCGATCAAATACAATCGCGACGGAGGCGTCGTGGAGGTTTCGTTTCGCAAGACGGAAAACGGCGAGATCCGCATCGAGGTCCGCGACACCGGCGAAGGTCTGCCACCCGAGAAGATCGAGCAACTGTTCCAACCCTTCAACCGCCTCGGCCAGGAGGCCAGCGGCGAGGAAGGCACCGGGATCGGACTGGTGGTGGCCAAGCAACTGGTGGAAATGATGGAAGGCCGAATCGGCGTGGACAGCGCAGTTGGAACAGGAAGCGTGTTCTGGTTCGAACTCGTGACCGGAGCGGAACCGGTACTCGCAGAGGTTCTCGAAGAGACGGAGCAACTGGATCCGGTCCTGAACCAACCGCTCCCGCAAGCGGCCTTGCGAACCCTCCTGTACGTGGAGGACAACCCCGCCAACCTGTCGCTGGTGGAGCAGCTCGTGGCCCGCCGCCCGGAACTGCGCCTGGTGACCGCGGTGACCGGGAACCTGGGAATCGAGCTCGCCCGGGCCAAACGTCCCGAACTGATCCTGATGGACATCAATCTTCCGGACATCAGCGGGTTCGAAGCGCTCCGGATTTTGCGACAAGATCCGTCCACCTCCCACATTCCCATCGTGGCCATCAGCGCCAACGCCATGCCCCACGACATCGCCCGCGGCCTGAAAGCGGGGTTC
This DNA window, taken from Fibrobacterota bacterium, encodes the following:
- a CDS encoding PAS domain S-box protein: MNNSDSFSGDDSSSDEFDPSDSVSVQHRRKVHLRATALRAAIINSANFSSIATDEHGVIQIFNVGAERMLGYDAAEVIDKITPADISDPLEVVERAKALSVELGTPILPGFEALVFKASRGIEDIYELTYIRKDGSRLPAVVSVTALRDPNEAIIGYLLIGTDNTARKQIEDERMKLDQRLRDQQFYTRSLIEANIDAIMTTDLQGIITDVNRQMEALTGCTRDELIGAPFKGFFTDPERAQASITLVLAEGKVNNYELTARNWDGNETVVSYNAATFFDRERRLLGVFAAARDVTVSKQLDQVLQERNVDLQIAKAVAEKANLSKSEFLSSMSHELRSPLNAILGFAQLLESESPPPTPSQLESIGRILQAGWHLLNLINEILDLAKIESGKFSLSPEPVSLAEVFLECREMVEGLARKRDIQLKFPPFADRCFVHADRTRLKQILLNLLSNAIKYNRDGGVVEVSFRKTENGEIRIEVRDTGEGLPPEKIEQLFQPFNRLGQEASGEEGTGIGLVVAKQLVEMMEGRIGVDSAVGTGSVFWFELVTGAEPVLAEVLEETEQLDPVLNQPLPQAALRTLLYVEDNPANLSLVEQLVARRPELRLVTAVTGNLGIELARAKRPELILMDINLPDISGFEALRILRQDPSTSHIPIVAISANAMPHDIARGLKAGFFLYLTKPIKIAEFNSTLDAALEFVGKGTSTAIPVQAPV